In Novipirellula caenicola, one genomic interval encodes:
- a CDS encoding type II secretion system F family protein, producing MPTFAYTARDSTGKQVNGTIEAGTEREVTSILSERSLFPVKVSDVANSKASSLGSMFNRRKKVNGQTMAVFYSQLASLLRSGVPMIRSLNVLSSQTSNPVLKEVLQDVRERVEEGETLGQTMARYPGVFSDMGTNMVRAGAEGGFLEDALDRVGAFTELQEDLKGRTVSAMAYPVFLFSVGSVVIVALLVFFVPKFDMLFDRLRRKGEMPWATEALLGFSQFLQEWGWLFLVGMVVSLIVIKIKLDSESGQEWADRIKLKIPVLGDILMNLAVARFCRVLGTLLGNGVPILRSLEISRSATGNRLLSKSIANATENIRSGESLASPLRASGYMPVSVTEMISVGEESNSLDRVLPEIADSLEKRTFRRLDLFVRLLEPLMLLIMAVLVLAVVMALLVPVLKSSTTL from the coding sequence ATGCCAACCTTTGCTTACACCGCACGCGACTCGACCGGCAAACAGGTCAACGGAACCATCGAAGCGGGCACGGAACGCGAAGTCACTTCGATCCTGTCCGAACGATCGTTATTTCCTGTCAAAGTCAGCGATGTTGCCAATAGCAAAGCGTCGTCGCTAGGCAGCATGTTCAATCGCCGCAAAAAGGTGAATGGACAAACGATGGCGGTGTTCTACAGCCAACTCGCCTCACTGCTGCGAAGCGGTGTGCCGATGATTCGCTCGTTGAACGTGCTCAGCTCGCAAACCTCGAACCCTGTTTTGAAAGAGGTCTTGCAGGACGTTCGTGAACGTGTCGAAGAAGGCGAAACCTTGGGCCAAACGATGGCCCGTTATCCAGGCGTCTTCAGCGACATGGGAACCAACATGGTTCGTGCTGGAGCCGAAGGTGGATTTCTCGAAGATGCACTCGATCGCGTCGGCGCGTTTACCGAACTCCAGGAAGACCTCAAAGGCCGAACGGTCAGCGCGATGGCCTACCCGGTCTTCTTGTTTTCCGTGGGCAGCGTCGTGATCGTCGCGTTGCTAGTGTTCTTTGTCCCCAAATTTGACATGCTGTTTGATCGGCTACGTCGCAAAGGTGAAATGCCATGGGCCACCGAAGCGCTGCTGGGTTTTAGCCAATTCCTGCAAGAGTGGGGATGGTTGTTCCTAGTCGGCATGGTGGTTTCATTGATCGTGATCAAAATCAAACTCGACAGCGAATCGGGGCAAGAGTGGGCTGACCGGATCAAACTAAAGATCCCCGTGCTCGGCGACATCTTGATGAATCTCGCCGTCGCGCGTTTCTGCCGAGTGCTCGGAACGCTGCTTGGTAACGGGGTTCCGATCCTGAGGTCGCTCGAGATCAGCCGCAGTGCGACCGGCAACCGCTTGCTCAGTAAATCGATTGCCAACGCGACCGAAAACATTCGCAGTGGTGAAAGCTTGGCATCGCCGCTGCGAGCGTCCGGTTACATGCCCGTCAGCGTGACCGAAATGATCAGCGTGGGCGAAGAGAGCAACTCGCTGGACCGAGTGCTTCCCGAGATTGCCGATTCGCTGGAAAAACGGACGTTTCGCCGACTCGATCTGTTCGTTCGCTTGCTCGAACCGTTGATGTTGTTGATCATGGCCGTATTGGTGCTTGCCGTCGTGATGGCACTGCTGGTTCCCGTCCTAAAGAGCAGCACGACGCTGTAG
- a CDS encoding serine hydrolase domain-containing protein → MLAITGRFVVLTLTLFGIPLLAAEPEPSRRDAIKPNAFESIDDLVNQAIEQGKLPGAVVTIGHQGDVVFQRAYGHRQLEPTAVAMTVDTVFDLASLTKPIATATSVMTLVEKGRINLNDTVSQHLPEFGNHGKEEITIKQLLLHTSGLTPDNALSDYTESPERAIQNVMKLGLNYTPGSKFRYSDVGFIVLGEIVRRKTGMDLNAYSQQAIFAPLGMKETSYKPATPLQQRAATTQQRDGHWMQGEVHDPRAYALGGVAGHAGLFSTAADLSIYAAAMCNRGSLDNTTIISEKTFAEMTASYSVPGDAVRGLGWDKQSGYSSNRGKTMTDTAFGHGGFTGTAMWIDPELELFVIFLSNRVHPDGRGSVNALAGQIGTIAADAVKP, encoded by the coding sequence ATGCTTGCAATCACCGGCCGGTTCGTTGTTTTGACGCTGACGCTGTTTGGCATTCCGTTACTGGCCGCCGAGCCGGAGCCATCGCGTCGCGACGCGATCAAACCCAACGCGTTTGAATCCATTGACGACTTAGTCAATCAAGCGATCGAACAAGGCAAGCTTCCCGGTGCGGTCGTCACGATCGGGCATCAAGGCGATGTGGTGTTCCAGCGTGCGTACGGACACCGGCAACTCGAACCAACCGCCGTTGCGATGACCGTCGACACGGTATTTGATCTGGCTTCGCTCACCAAACCGATCGCAACCGCGACAAGCGTGATGACCCTCGTCGAGAAGGGACGGATCAATTTGAACGATACCGTGTCGCAGCACTTACCCGAGTTTGGCAATCATGGCAAAGAAGAAATCACGATCAAACAGCTGTTGCTGCACACCAGCGGGCTGACCCCGGACAATGCACTCTCGGATTACACCGAGTCGCCCGAGCGGGCAATCCAAAATGTGATGAAGCTAGGGTTGAACTACACGCCGGGATCGAAGTTCCGCTACTCGGATGTCGGCTTCATTGTGCTCGGAGAAATCGTTCGTCGTAAAACCGGAATGGATTTGAACGCGTATTCGCAGCAAGCCATCTTTGCACCGCTGGGAATGAAAGAAACGAGCTACAAACCGGCGACGCCACTGCAGCAGCGTGCTGCCACGACGCAGCAACGCGACGGACATTGGATGCAAGGCGAAGTCCATGACCCGCGAGCCTATGCACTGGGCGGTGTGGCTGGACACGCGGGACTGTTCAGCACCGCGGCAGATCTGTCGATCTATGCTGCCGCGATGTGCAATCGAGGAAGCCTCGACAACACAACGATCATCTCCGAAAAAACCTTTGCCGAAATGACCGCGTCGTATTCAGTTCCCGGCGACGCAGTGCGTGGTCTCGGTTGGGACAAACAATCGGGCTACTCATCCAACCGAGGCAAGACAATGACCGACACGGCGTTTGGCCACGGCGGGTTCACCGGCACTGCAATGTGGATCGATCCCGAACTCGAACTCTTTGTGATCTTCCTAAGCAATCGAGTGCACCCCGATGGCAGGGGCAGTGTCAATGCGTTGGCCGGACAAATCGGCACGATCGCCGCCGACGCGGTGAAACCGTGA
- a CDS encoding metalloregulator ArsR/SmtB family transcription factor: MAKKKAVAKSANPVRRESAKSDARQSGSGSAAFAEAAECLKTIAHPVRLRMIQLLLEGRYTVGELATDCEIPDNVASEHLRLMQRCGFFTSQREGRRVYYQVAEPHLKQLMACIESRFLPQ; the protein is encoded by the coding sequence ATGGCAAAGAAAAAAGCAGTGGCGAAATCCGCAAACCCGGTTCGCCGTGAATCCGCTAAATCGGACGCCCGGCAGAGCGGTAGTGGCAGTGCGGCGTTTGCGGAGGCAGCGGAGTGTTTGAAGACGATCGCGCATCCGGTGCGGTTGCGGATGATCCAATTGCTGTTAGAAGGACGCTACACCGTGGGCGAGTTGGCGACGGATTGTGAGATCCCCGACAACGTGGCCTCGGAACATTTGCGGTTGATGCAGCGGTGTGGTTTTTTTACCAGCCAGCGGGAAGGCCGCCGCGTCTACTACCAAGTCGCCGAGCCCCATCTGAAACAGTTGATGGCCTGTATCGAAAGCCGATTTCTGCCCCAGTAG
- a CDS encoding GumC family protein — MPAMSSRNWTLREITMVFFRHWKMISTLVVLSMIGLAAMLFYYPDTYESEAKLFVRLGRENVGLDSTVSTGQTVSLNASREADINSLIEHLESRSIIEKVFEQLSQDETFATPREREIAISSLAKKVTISSPRSSYVIRVSCKGETPELAQQTLDAILATFRDEHMRVTRSRGSFEFFDSQTQDLQEQLEKANFELRDAKNSYHLASYEGRRRGLEDELARVDRAVAESRTELAASEAKMVALKENLSQLPESLVRQMVGGQPNDGLAAMRQQLFQLEAKEKDLLSRKTNDHPEVTAIRSQLETLRSVFDNETPTHSSMQSAIIAVEEAEVKAIRARLDSLVQYQTELHEDLLSLNDQEIVLAQGERRVSQLESEYLANLKRREQARIDEAMQMDKISNVSVMQSPTFVPIPVAPKKKLALVAGFMLALMASCGLALLIEYFREPVIQHDPSPASEWRREPYSPVPKPEFLARQKG, encoded by the coding sequence ATGCCAGCCATGTCCTCACGCAATTGGACCTTACGCGAAATCACCATGGTGTTTTTCCGCCATTGGAAAATGATCAGCACTCTGGTCGTGTTGTCGATGATTGGCCTGGCTGCGATGTTGTTCTACTACCCGGACACATATGAATCCGAAGCAAAGCTGTTCGTCCGGCTTGGTCGTGAGAACGTAGGACTCGATTCGACCGTCTCGACCGGACAGACCGTCAGCCTGAATGCCAGCCGCGAAGCGGACATCAATTCACTGATCGAACATTTGGAAAGCCGATCGATCATCGAAAAAGTGTTCGAACAGCTCTCGCAGGACGAGACGTTTGCGACGCCGCGAGAACGCGAAATCGCGATCTCGAGCCTGGCGAAAAAGGTGACCATTTCTTCACCACGATCCTCTTACGTGATCCGCGTCTCCTGCAAAGGCGAAACGCCCGAGTTGGCTCAACAAACCCTCGATGCCATCTTGGCGACGTTTCGCGATGAACACATGCGAGTAACGCGGAGCCGCGGTTCGTTTGAATTCTTTGATTCGCAGACTCAAGACCTGCAAGAGCAGCTCGAGAAAGCAAATTTCGAGCTGCGTGATGCCAAAAACAGCTACCATTTGGCATCCTACGAAGGACGACGCCGCGGATTGGAGGACGAATTGGCCCGCGTCGACCGTGCGGTCGCTGAATCACGCACCGAGCTGGCTGCTTCGGAAGCGAAAATGGTGGCGCTGAAAGAAAATCTGTCACAGCTGCCCGAGTCATTGGTGCGACAAATGGTTGGCGGCCAACCCAACGATGGATTGGCGGCGATGCGTCAACAGCTGTTTCAGCTGGAAGCCAAAGAGAAAGATTTGCTCTCTCGCAAAACCAACGATCACCCCGAAGTCACTGCGATCCGTAGCCAATTAGAAACGCTGCGAAGTGTGTTTGATAACGAAACGCCGACTCATTCGAGTATGCAGTCGGCGATCATCGCCGTCGAAGAGGCTGAGGTCAAAGCAATCCGAGCCCGGCTAGATTCGCTGGTCCAGTACCAAACCGAACTGCACGAAGACCTGCTAAGTCTGAACGACCAAGAGATTGTTTTGGCGCAAGGGGAACGTCGAGTCAGTCAGCTCGAGTCCGAATATTTGGCAAATCTGAAACGGCGTGAGCAAGCACGAATCGACGAAGCGATGCAGATGGACAAGATCTCCAACGTCAGCGTGATGCAATCGCCGACGTTTGTTCCGATCCCCGTGGCCCCCAAGAAGAAGCTTGCGTTGGTCGCAGGTTTCATGTTGGCATTGATGGCCAGCTGTGGGTTGGCACTGTTGATCGAGTACTTCCGCGAACCGGTGATCCAGCACGATCCTTCGCCAGCGTCCGAGTGGCGACGCGAGCCGTATTCGCCCGTTCCCAAGCCGGAATTCCTAGCTCGCCAAAAAGGCTAG
- a CDS encoding glycosyltransferase, with protein sequence MRILLCHNYYQQAGGEDQSFAEEADLVTRHGHSVVRYTLHNDAIKTMGKLEVASRTIFNRHSYRELRQLIRREKPDVMHCTNTFPLISPAAYYAANREGVPVVQSLRNYRLMCPDAYLYRDNKPCELCVGKLFPWPAIKHQCYRGNRAATATVASMLTVHRLLGTYQRRVGMFYALTEFGRQKYIQGGLPEQKLAVMANFLDSDPGIGSGTGGYALFAGRLSPEKGLETLLSAWRQMSPTLPLKIVGDGPMSDVVQQAAAENPAITWLGRRPNQEILSLVGEASCLVFPSLWYEGLPRTIVEAFAKGTPVVASNLGAMAELIVDDQSGRLFEPANPEALARCVSEESQRADGWQRMRAAARQRYLEKHTAEICYDRLMEIYRRARENSSS encoded by the coding sequence ATGCGAATACTGTTGTGCCACAACTACTACCAACAAGCCGGGGGCGAGGATCAATCGTTTGCCGAAGAGGCGGACCTTGTCACGCGGCATGGTCATTCGGTCGTGCGCTATACGCTGCATAACGATGCGATCAAGACGATGGGAAAGTTAGAAGTGGCGTCTAGGACGATCTTTAATCGCCATTCCTATCGCGAGCTTCGTCAACTGATTCGGCGCGAGAAGCCCGATGTGATGCACTGCACCAATACGTTCCCGCTGATTTCGCCAGCGGCCTATTACGCCGCAAATCGCGAAGGGGTGCCCGTCGTCCAGTCGCTAAGAAATTACCGTTTGATGTGTCCAGACGCCTACCTGTACCGCGATAACAAACCTTGCGAATTGTGTGTGGGCAAGTTGTTTCCGTGGCCTGCGATCAAGCATCAGTGTTATCGTGGCAATCGAGCAGCCACTGCGACGGTGGCTTCGATGTTGACAGTCCATCGTTTGTTGGGAACCTACCAACGCCGCGTCGGGATGTTTTACGCTTTGACTGAATTTGGTCGGCAAAAGTACATTCAGGGCGGTTTGCCTGAGCAGAAATTGGCGGTGATGGCCAATTTTTTGGATAGTGATCCTGGAATCGGAAGCGGGACCGGCGGCTACGCATTGTTCGCGGGCCGTTTGTCGCCCGAAAAAGGCTTGGAAACGCTGCTTTCAGCATGGCGACAAATGTCGCCGACCCTGCCGCTGAAAATCGTTGGCGATGGGCCGATGTCCGACGTCGTACAGCAAGCCGCTGCGGAGAATCCCGCAATCACGTGGCTTGGCCGGCGACCCAACCAGGAAATCTTGAGCCTGGTTGGCGAAGCATCCTGTTTGGTTTTCCCATCACTCTGGTACGAAGGCTTGCCGCGAACGATCGTCGAAGCGTTTGCCAAGGGAACGCCAGTCGTGGCATCCAATCTAGGGGCGATGGCGGAGTTGATCGTCGACGATCAATCGGGACGGTTGTTCGAACCGGCCAACCCTGAGGCCTTGGCCCGGTGTGTTAGTGAAGAATCACAGCGAGCCGATGGCTGGCAGCGAATGCGGGCGGCAGCACGACAGCGGTACTTGGAAAAACATACCGCCGAAATCTGCTACGACCGCCTGATGGAGATCTATCGTCGCGCCCGCGAGAACAGCAGCTCTTGA
- a CDS encoding glycosyltransferase family A protein gives MNKPDISIVICTHKRPDMLKDALSSLIRQETDGQFTYEVVVVFSSCPIETALIDELQQQTDAPLRAVMETRPGQVAARNLGLDEAHGEWIANFDDDQIAEPYWLKELWKTAVEHQCECVGGALQLRFPDGCDRELTPKMQRMLGATVPWDTVRPYTDQQGPGSGNQMLHRRVFEKLGKYDESFTLRGYDTDMYRRIRMAGFKSWFNPRALGYHVTPSSRLQDGYFKETSLHNGWSFARRDYLERGLVKTLLIAAARAAQSALTVWPGLVLSRIMGGSNDNIDRPIQLWRNEGYIRCAFYTLSPKMFPQRRFFERYEFRPEVRMAKLATAPAAAEPVTTQA, from the coding sequence ATGAACAAGCCTGATATATCGATCGTCATTTGCACGCACAAGCGTCCCGACATGCTAAAGGACGCGTTGTCCAGTTTGATTCGTCAAGAGACCGATGGACAATTCACCTATGAAGTGGTTGTGGTCTTTTCATCGTGTCCAATCGAAACGGCGTTGATCGACGAACTGCAGCAACAGACCGATGCACCCTTGCGGGCGGTGATGGAAACGCGGCCGGGGCAAGTGGCGGCGCGTAATCTCGGGCTCGACGAAGCGCATGGCGAGTGGATCGCGAATTTCGATGACGACCAAATCGCAGAGCCCTATTGGTTAAAAGAGTTGTGGAAGACCGCGGTCGAGCACCAATGTGAGTGCGTCGGTGGCGCACTGCAGCTCCGATTTCCCGATGGTTGCGACCGCGAATTGACTCCGAAAATGCAGCGGATGCTTGGTGCCACCGTGCCTTGGGATACCGTGCGTCCCTACACCGACCAGCAAGGCCCCGGTTCGGGCAACCAAATGTTGCATCGCCGCGTGTTTGAAAAGCTTGGCAAATATGACGAATCGTTTACGCTGCGAGGATACGATACCGACATGTATCGGCGAATCCGAATGGCGGGTTTCAAATCGTGGTTCAACCCGCGGGCGCTCGGTTATCATGTGACGCCATCCTCGCGATTGCAGGATGGGTATTTCAAAGAGACGTCGCTGCACAATGGTTGGAGCTTTGCACGACGCGACTATTTGGAACGCGGCTTGGTCAAGACGTTGTTGATCGCGGCGGCCAGGGCGGCTCAATCGGCATTGACCGTTTGGCCTGGGTTGGTGCTGTCGAGGATCATGGGTGGTTCAAACGACAATATTGATCGGCCAATCCAACTTTGGCGAAACGAAGGCTACATTCGTTGTGCGTTTTATACCTTGTCGCCCAAGATGTTCCCGCAACGTCGCTTCTTTGAGCGTTACGAGTTTCGGCCCGAAGTTCGTATGGCGAAGCTGGCGACCGCACCGGCGGCCGCCGAGCCTGTGACCACGCAAGCGTAA
- a CDS encoding O-antigen ligase family protein has product MIQPRLGYLLVLSVPLCAAIATPRGLEFAGLNYTGWLWLGMLVLAVFLIMAEKAIFHDERCVRFPVIPWAAFFGFNWISLIWADDFGPRNIQDAMQVSMPLVMGAAASMFFETREQLRTLQRIFLMSMLPLLVSLVIWRLDLMPSLDFDTGMRPLGLTVGLVGCVFLAMAPPKYFTAVVGWGVSLAVCFASGGRTVTLSILALPMLHPRIGTKLGRVILSVLMLVLAVVVFHSDSFQQRFFYSGSGTLEDLMAGDVRGSGRFDAWPKIFDHAMLTPWLGHGIGSAYDYVAIVWPGMNHVQNDYLRVFYETGIVGFVIFILVSIWQTLSLFSRVQSSTGLVQQTYLAAWLGWLLFLMNATTGNPISYNLWFMNPLFVLMGAAYGIDALESQESSSVLSDPQDNLHFYEQA; this is encoded by the coding sequence GTGATACAACCTCGACTTGGCTATCTATTGGTCTTGAGCGTTCCGCTGTGTGCGGCGATTGCCACGCCACGTGGGTTGGAGTTCGCGGGGCTCAATTACACCGGTTGGTTGTGGTTGGGAATGTTGGTGTTGGCCGTCTTTTTGATCATGGCCGAAAAGGCCATCTTTCATGACGAACGCTGCGTTAGGTTTCCGGTGATCCCTTGGGCAGCCTTCTTTGGTTTCAACTGGATTTCGCTCATTTGGGCCGATGATTTTGGACCACGCAACATCCAGGACGCGATGCAGGTCAGCATGCCGTTGGTGATGGGGGCTGCCGCCTCGATGTTCTTTGAAACTCGCGAGCAACTGCGTACGCTGCAGCGGATCTTTTTGATGTCGATGCTGCCGCTACTGGTGTCGCTGGTGATTTGGAGGTTGGACCTGATGCCGTCCTTGGACTTTGATACCGGGATGCGTCCGTTGGGATTGACCGTGGGGTTGGTTGGCTGTGTCTTTCTAGCGATGGCACCTCCAAAATATTTCACGGCGGTCGTTGGTTGGGGCGTCAGTTTAGCGGTCTGTTTTGCATCCGGGGGGCGAACGGTGACGTTGTCGATTTTGGCATTGCCGATGTTGCATCCGCGAATCGGTACGAAACTCGGGCGAGTCATTTTAAGCGTGCTGATGTTGGTTTTAGCCGTGGTCGTGTTTCACTCGGATAGTTTCCAGCAACGATTTTTCTATTCAGGAAGCGGGACGCTCGAAGATTTGATGGCAGGTGATGTTCGCGGATCGGGACGGTTCGATGCATGGCCCAAAATCTTTGACCACGCGATGTTGACCCCTTGGCTCGGACATGGCATCGGTTCGGCATACGACTACGTTGCGATCGTTTGGCCCGGAATGAACCATGTGCAAAACGATTACCTGCGCGTCTTCTACGAAACCGGAATCGTCGGCTTCGTCATTTTTATCCTCGTTTCCATTTGGCAGACGCTCAGTTTGTTTAGCCGAGTGCAGTCCAGTACGGGGTTGGTCCAGCAGACCTATCTCGCCGCTTGGTTGGGATGGTTATTGTTTCTGATGAACGCAACCACTGGCAATCCGATCTCCTACAACCTGTGGTTCATGAACCCGTTATTTGTATTGATGGGCGCGGCTTATGGCATTGACGCCTTAGAGTCCCAAGAGTCGTCGTCCGTTTTATCCGATCCTCAAGATAATCTTCATTTCTATGAACAAGCCTGA
- a CDS encoding lipopolysaccharide biosynthesis protein: MPGSDRLRSVWQSPNLRGGSLSVLDQGIVSATNFLTTVMIGRWCGQDGLGIYFLAFNIVLLSRNIQYQLVAGPYTVFAHHRAPGQRAMYDGSTLVHQCVLAMVAAVTTLLSIRFLMPESDLASGGMLLAVLTLTLPFILFREFIRQVELAHLNLVSVVSIDAVVAVVQLGGLLSLGWFAEVSVGRAFSLIGAGSLLAGIGWFVTRRPKFEFHVPEILADWRKNWSFGKWALASHLTGSSMPYLMPWITVVVRGEEETGMFAACTTLIGLSNVVVLGIDSFLTARCAASFASGGTAALKGILWRFMVIFLVLIGFFCLAVIAIGGPLVQWLYGAQYAGAGPIMVLLAFSVLARSMGIVAGAGIWAMHLPKANLIADILTLVVAMAVTYFVVQSHGVLGIAMATLAGSLVGAITRGTTTLYLLQRVTLEEADDAVALAANQ; this comes from the coding sequence ATGCCTGGATCGGATCGATTGCGAAGCGTGTGGCAGAGTCCCAATCTGCGTGGGGGATCGCTGTCGGTATTGGATCAGGGAATTGTTAGTGCTACCAATTTTCTGACCACGGTGATGATTGGCCGTTGGTGTGGTCAAGATGGGCTGGGGATCTACTTTCTCGCATTCAATATTGTTTTGCTTTCGCGAAACATTCAATATCAGTTGGTAGCCGGTCCTTATACCGTTTTCGCTCATCATCGGGCGCCCGGCCAACGGGCGATGTATGACGGCAGCACGCTGGTGCATCAATGCGTTCTGGCGATGGTCGCGGCGGTGACGACGTTGTTGTCGATTCGGTTTCTGATGCCCGAGAGTGACTTGGCCTCCGGCGGAATGCTGCTCGCCGTGCTGACATTGACGCTGCCTTTCATTCTATTCCGCGAGTTCATCCGCCAAGTCGAATTGGCGCATTTGAACCTCGTCAGTGTGGTTTCGATTGATGCGGTTGTCGCGGTCGTGCAGCTTGGCGGGTTGTTGTCGTTGGGATGGTTTGCGGAAGTCAGCGTCGGTCGAGCTTTTTCATTGATTGGTGCCGGATCGTTGTTAGCGGGAATCGGTTGGTTTGTGACGCGACGGCCAAAGTTTGAATTTCACGTGCCCGAGATTTTAGCCGACTGGCGTAAAAATTGGTCCTTTGGCAAATGGGCATTGGCAAGTCATTTGACTGGCAGTTCGATGCCTTACTTGATGCCTTGGATTACAGTGGTAGTGCGTGGCGAAGAGGAAACAGGGATGTTTGCCGCGTGCACGACGTTGATCGGTTTGTCCAATGTCGTGGTGCTGGGGATCGATAGCTTTCTGACCGCACGATGTGCCGCGAGTTTTGCCAGTGGTGGAACGGCCGCACTGAAGGGCATTCTGTGGCGTTTCATGGTGATCTTTTTGGTGCTGATTGGTTTTTTCTGTTTGGCGGTCATTGCGATCGGTGGACCGTTGGTCCAGTGGTTGTACGGAGCCCAATACGCCGGAGCCGGTCCGATCATGGTGCTGTTGGCGTTCAGTGTCTTGGCGCGTTCGATGGGAATTGTCGCCGGTGCGGGAATCTGGGCGATGCATCTGCCCAAAGCCAATTTGATTGCCGATATCCTGACACTCGTCGTCGCCATGGCGGTGACCTATTTCGTGGTTCAGTCGCACGGCGTGCTGGGGATTGCGATGGCAACGTTGGCGGGATCGCTTGTCGGTGCGATCACGCGTGGTACGACGACGCTCTATCTGCTTCAGCGTGTTACCCTCGAAGAAGCGGATGATGCAGTCGCATTAGCCGCGAACCAATAA
- a CDS encoding polysaccharide deacetylase family protein yields the protein MPNSYYSRIAAFQREWKQSVIVRTPLALSIAAGGRSRGADAFGILMYHRVTDAVRGYPFPTLNVTPQRFRSQLQGLLDRGHQAWPLRRALDAHTAGEAIPRNVFVVTFDDGYANNFTQAFPILRELGIPATIFIATAYLDTNEPFPFEDWTPAGLDGVPADSWRPLTTDECHAMLDSGIIELGAHTHTHTPYRHQPDPFREDLEKSMRILCERFGYHDLTFAFPFGKRHHGLAGPTMYPAARQAGVLCALTTENELVCPDSNPYDWGRFTVCQGDTGATISAKLNGWYSFIRDGWRGIRRRTRAIGTKTT from the coding sequence TTGCCAAATTCCTATTATTCGCGTATCGCCGCCTTTCAACGTGAATGGAAACAGAGTGTCATCGTCCGCACTCCTTTGGCATTGTCAATCGCGGCAGGCGGTCGTAGCCGCGGGGCCGATGCGTTTGGCATCTTGATGTACCATCGTGTCACCGACGCGGTTCGCGGATATCCGTTTCCCACGTTGAATGTCACGCCACAGCGTTTCCGCAGCCAGTTGCAAGGGTTGTTGGATCGGGGGCATCAGGCGTGGCCGCTGCGTCGCGCGCTCGACGCCCATACCGCCGGCGAAGCGATTCCCCGCAACGTGTTTGTCGTGACCTTTGATGACGGTTACGCGAACAACTTCACGCAAGCGTTTCCAATTCTTCGCGAGCTTGGCATCCCTGCCACGATCTTTATCGCCACGGCGTATCTGGACACAAACGAGCCCTTTCCCTTTGAAGATTGGACGCCCGCTGGATTGGACGGAGTTCCCGCTGATTCGTGGCGTCCACTGACGACCGACGAATGCCATGCGATGCTTGACAGCGGCATCATCGAATTGGGCGCCCATACGCACACCCATACGCCGTATCGTCATCAACCCGATCCGTTTCGTGAAGATCTCGAAAAGTCGATGCGGATTTTGTGTGAGCGATTTGGATATCACGATCTGACCTTCGCATTTCCATTTGGCAAACGGCATCATGGTTTGGCTGGACCTACGATGTATCCGGCTGCACGCCAAGCCGGGGTGTTATGTGCGTTGACCACCGAAAACGAATTGGTTTGTCCTGACAGCAATCCATATGACTGGGGGCGGTTTACGGTTTGCCAGGGGGACACCGGGGCGACGATTTCGGCCAAGCTCAATGGATGGTACAGTTTCATCCGAGATGGATGGCGTGGGATCCGGCGGCGTACCCGAGCAATTGGCACAAAAACGACGTGA